From Haloglomus litoreum, the proteins below share one genomic window:
- a CDS encoding NUDIX domain-containing protein: protein MRVQDEFVPEETFREFIERMPQVCVEVVVERADGAVLLAHRTNEPACDEWFWPGSRLYKGERLEDAARRVGREELGVDLTIGDRLGVYEHRWETSAPGPSRHTVNIAFRARAADADGDLSAEDVTLDDQHDGVRFVQPADVDESYHEYVQRYARDLRAVGGS, encoded by the coding sequence ATGCGCGTCCAAGACGAGTTCGTCCCCGAGGAGACGTTCCGGGAGTTCATCGAGCGGATGCCACAGGTCTGCGTGGAGGTCGTCGTCGAGCGGGCCGACGGGGCCGTCCTGCTCGCCCACCGGACGAACGAGCCCGCGTGCGACGAGTGGTTCTGGCCCGGGAGCCGTCTCTACAAGGGCGAACGGCTGGAGGACGCCGCCCGACGGGTCGGCCGCGAGGAACTCGGGGTCGACCTCACCATCGGCGACCGGCTCGGCGTCTACGAGCACCGGTGGGAGACGAGTGCCCCGGGGCCGAGTCGCCACACGGTCAACATCGCGTTCCGGGCGCGGGCGGCCGACGCGGACGGCGACCTCTCGGCCGAGGACGTGACACTCGACGACCAGCACGATGGCGTTCGGTTCGTCCAGCCCGCCGACGTGGACGAGTCGTACCACGAGTACGTCCAGCGGTACGCGCGCGACCTGCGGGCTGTTGGGGGGTCGTAA
- a CDS encoding NAD-dependent epimerase/dehydratase family protein produces MDEDTTGDGDAPHVAVTGAAGYIGSRLVTEIQETHESWDVTAIDNFYLGDIREIRDVSVEHVDIRNRDRLEDALAGADVVIHLAAISGVDDCETRPDLSYEVNVQGTNNVAWFCRKTGAAMAFPFSMAVIGDPDEFPITAEMERDPLNWYGRTKVLGERAVETMAEGAFPAHQFMVSNLYGGHSIDGRQVSKGTVINFFVNRALAGEPLTVYEPGDQARNFVHVRDVAGAFLRSAERLLEERAAGETGSTAYEVATDEDPGVMTIAELVQRLCIEEGGPEVEIVLQENPRDETLVSEFGVDTSRTRAELGWSPEESVEATVRELLRTGLDG; encoded by the coding sequence ATGGACGAGGACACGACGGGCGACGGCGACGCGCCTCACGTCGCCGTCACGGGCGCTGCGGGCTACATCGGGAGCCGGCTCGTCACGGAGATCCAGGAGACACACGAATCCTGGGACGTGACCGCCATCGACAACTTCTATCTCGGCGATATCCGAGAAATCCGCGACGTTTCCGTCGAACACGTCGACATCCGGAATCGGGACCGCCTAGAGGACGCGCTGGCCGGCGCGGACGTCGTCATCCATCTCGCGGCTATCTCCGGCGTCGACGACTGCGAGACCAGACCCGACCTCTCGTACGAGGTGAACGTCCAGGGGACCAACAACGTCGCCTGGTTCTGCCGGAAGACCGGCGCCGCGATGGCGTTCCCGTTCTCGATGGCCGTCATCGGGGACCCCGACGAGTTCCCCATCACCGCCGAGATGGAACGGGACCCGCTGAACTGGTACGGCCGGACGAAGGTGCTCGGCGAGCGGGCCGTCGAGACGATGGCCGAGGGCGCCTTCCCGGCCCACCAGTTCATGGTCTCGAACCTCTACGGCGGACACTCCATCGATGGCCGGCAGGTCTCGAAGGGGACCGTCATCAACTTCTTCGTGAACCGCGCGCTCGCCGGCGAACCGCTGACGGTCTACGAGCCGGGCGACCAGGCCCGCAACTTCGTCCACGTCCGGGACGTGGCGGGCGCGTTCCTGCGCAGTGCCGAGAGACTGCTGGAGGAACGCGCCGCGGGCGAGACCGGCAGCACCGCCTACGAGGTGGCGACCGACGAGGACCCCGGCGTGATGACCATCGCGGAACTCGTCCAGCGGCTCTGCATCGAGGAGGGCGGCCCCGAGGTGGAGATCGTCCTGCAGGAGAACCCGCGCGACGAGACGCTCGTGAGCGAGTTCGGCGTGGACACGTCCCGGACGCGAGCGGAGCTGGGATGGTCTCCCGAGGAGAGCGTCGAGGCGACGGTCCGGGAGTTGCTTCGGACGGGGCTGGACGGCTGA
- a CDS encoding NAD-dependent epimerase/dehydratase family protein: MTIIVTGADGFIGWPTALRIANRTDERVVGVDNLARRQWVEEIGSKSAVPIAGIDERLAAAEEQGYGNLSFVEGDLAERSFVDELLQVHEPRVVVHAAAQPSAPYSQINGERANYTQHNNMQATRNLAFGLAENGLSDTHLIETTTTGVYGAPEFPIPEGGAVMENQGERDEVPFPAMAGSWYHLTKSHDAANLRLAHDQFDIPVSDVRTAITYTTETEETAADERLATRFDFDYYFGVVSHRFCAQAVAEYPLTVYGKGQQRKPFISLEDAVEGLARLALNDVDDRPDDHVVYNQVTRAISIVEIAETIAEVAQEHGLDTEVTHVENPRDEDEEHAMEIENERYMDLIGSQRVDFEGGVRDGINELIEYQDVVKAHEDRFLPDALQEDVE; the protein is encoded by the coding sequence ATGACGATCATCGTCACCGGGGCGGACGGCTTCATCGGCTGGCCGACCGCGCTCCGCATCGCGAACCGCACGGACGAACGCGTCGTCGGCGTCGACAACCTCGCCCGCCGCCAGTGGGTCGAGGAGATCGGCTCGAAGAGCGCCGTCCCCATCGCCGGCATCGACGAGCGCCTCGCCGCGGCCGAGGAGCAGGGCTACGGCAACCTCTCCTTCGTCGAGGGCGACCTCGCCGAGCGCTCGTTCGTCGACGAACTCCTGCAGGTCCACGAGCCGCGTGTCGTCGTCCACGCCGCCGCCCAGCCGAGCGCGCCCTACTCGCAGATCAACGGCGAGCGCGCCAACTACACGCAGCACAACAACATGCAGGCCACCCGGAACCTCGCGTTCGGGCTGGCCGAGAACGGGCTCAGCGACACGCATCTCATCGAGACGACGACGACGGGCGTCTACGGCGCCCCCGAGTTCCCGATTCCCGAAGGCGGCGCCGTCATGGAGAACCAGGGCGAGCGCGACGAGGTTCCGTTCCCGGCAATGGCGGGGAGCTGGTACCACCTCACCAAGAGCCACGACGCGGCGAACCTCCGGCTCGCGCACGACCAGTTCGACATCCCCGTCTCGGACGTTCGAACCGCGATTACGTATACGACCGAGACCGAGGAGACCGCGGCCGACGAGCGGCTGGCGACCCGCTTCGACTTCGACTACTACTTCGGCGTCGTCTCGCACCGCTTCTGCGCGCAGGCCGTCGCGGAGTACCCGCTGACGGTGTACGGCAAGGGCCAGCAGCGCAAGCCCTTCATCTCGCTGGAGGATGCGGTGGAGGGGCTGGCTCGGTTGGCGCTGAACGACGTCGACGACCGACCTGACGACCACGTGGTCTACAACCAGGTGACGCGTGCGATTTCCATCGTCGAGATCGCCGAGACCATCGCCGAGGTCGCACAGGAACACGGGCTGGACACGGAGGTCACGCACGTCGAGAACCCGCGCGACGAGGACGAGGAGCACGCGATGGAAATCGAGAACGAGCGGTACATGGACCTCATCGGTTCGCAACGGGTGGACTTCGAGGGCGGTGTCCGGGACGGGATCAACGAGCTGATCGAGTACCAGGACGTGGTGAAGGCCCACGAGGACCGCTTCCTGCCGGACGCGCTGCAGGAGGACGTGGAGTGA
- the tnpA gene encoding IS200/IS605 family transposase, producing the protein MPRGYSRERTSVHNLHYHFVWCPKYRKPVLTDEVADRLEHLIEEKADELDLDILRLAIQPDHVHLFITGTPKLSPNKIIQQVKGYTSRNLREEFDFGLPSLWTRSYFVSSAGEVSSQTIEEYIEAQTGR; encoded by the coding sequence ATGCCACGGGGGTACAGTCGAGAGCGAACGTCGGTACACAATCTCCACTACCACTTCGTGTGGTGCCCGAAGTACCGCAAACCGGTGCTGACCGACGAGGTTGCCGACCGTCTCGAACACCTCATCGAGGAGAAGGCCGACGAACTCGACCTCGACATCCTCCGGCTGGCAATCCAGCCCGACCACGTACACCTGTTCATCACGGGCACCCCGAAGCTCTCCCCCAACAAAATCATCCAACAGGTCAAGGGCTACACCTCGCGGAACCTCCGCGAGGAGTTCGACTTCGGCCTCCCCTCGCTGTGGACGCGCTCGTACTTCGTCTCATCGGCAGGAGAGGTGTCGAGTCAGACTATCGAGGAGTACATCGAAGCACAGACCGGACGATAA
- a CDS encoding antitoxin VapB family protein — MGTKTVRLEEDVYERIKSRKREDETFSEAVDRLTNDYTLLDFADEFADRDESRWEQEKRVIEAAEGEEDEAVEQLLHEE, encoded by the coding sequence ATGGGAACGAAGACCGTCCGCCTGGAGGAGGACGTGTACGAACGCATCAAGAGCCGGAAACGCGAGGATGAGACGTTCTCCGAGGCGGTCGACCGTCTGACGAACGACTACACGCTGCTGGACTTCGCGGACGAGTTCGCTGACCGAGACGAGAGCCGGTGGGAGCAGGAGAAGCGCGTGATTGAGGCGGCGGAGGGTGAGGAGGACGAGGCGGTCGAGCAACTCCTCCACGAGGAATGA
- a CDS encoding PIN domain-containing protein yields MILDTNFLGALKDRHPGALAKAEELETSGVPLRVPTIVWFELFIPVGHTNRQQYRLEDQRAYRRLISSRPTVDLTQSIAKRAGVLEGTHRRSDSKPALGPADAIVASTALEVNEPVVSDDDDFDHVDGLTRVGY; encoded by the coding sequence ATGATTCTCGATACGAACTTCCTCGGCGCACTCAAGGACCGACATCCGGGGGCGCTGGCGAAGGCGGAGGAACTCGAGACCTCGGGTGTCCCGTTGCGAGTACCCACCATCGTGTGGTTCGAGCTGTTCATCCCGGTTGGGCACACGAACCGCCAGCAGTACAGGCTGGAGGACCAGCGCGCGTACCGGCGACTCATCTCGAGCAGACCGACGGTGGATTTGACGCAGTCGATAGCGAAGCGGGCGGGAGTACTGGAAGGGACGCACCGTCGGAGCGACAGCAAGCCAGCCCTCGGACCGGCGGACGCCATCGTCGCGTCGACGGCACTAGAGGTCAACGAACCTGTGGTCTCCGACGATGATGACTTCGACCACGTGGATGGCCTGACGCGAGTCGGCTACTGA